A stretch of the Acyrthosiphon pisum isolate AL4f chromosome A2, pea_aphid_22Mar2018_4r6ur, whole genome shotgun sequence genome encodes the following:
- the LOC100168088 gene encoding dynamin isoform X7 has product MAGNMGMEQLIPIVNKLQDAFTQLGVHMQLDLPQIAVVGGQSAGKSSVLENFVGRDFLPRGSGIVTRRPLILQLINSTLEYGEFLHCKGKKFADFDEIRREIEAETDRMTGSNKGISNIPINLRVYSPNVLNLTLVDLPGMTKVPVGDQPPDIEQQIRSMLYTFVKRDNCLILAVTPANQDLANSDALKISKEVDPEGMRTIGVITKLDLMDEGTDARDILENKLLPLRRGYIGVVNRSQKDIDGRKDIKAALSAERKFFLAHPSYRHMADRLGTPYLQRVLNQQLTNHIRDTLPGLRDKLQKQLLTLEKDVEQFKYFRPDDPAIKTKAMLQMIQQLQSDFERTIEGSGSAQINTNELSGGAKINRLFHERFPFEIVKMEIDEKELRREIAFAIRNIHGIRVGLFTPDMAFEAIVKKQIARLKEPSLKCTDLVVNELSNVVRICTDKMSRYPRLREETERIITSYIRNRDQMCKEQLILLVECELAYMNTNHEDFIGFANAQQSSDNSNKTHKLGNQVIRKGWMCIHNLGIMKGGSRDYWFVLMSENISWFKDEEEREKKYMLPLDGLKIKDVEQGFMSRRHTFALFNPEGRNVYKDYKQLELSCETQDDVDSWKASFLRAGVYPEKSSDVSNSDEDGRESSTESTTSMDPVLERQVETIRNLVDSYMKIVTKSCRDLVPKIIMHLIINNSKDFINGELLAHLYASGDQSQMMEESAEEAVKREEMMRMYQACKEALRIIGDVSMATVTTPVPPPVKNDWLASSLDNPRLSPPSPGGAGRRGVPSNPTPANAASRAPPPPPASGRPAPAIPNRPGPEQGRQPPAPPGRPGGQGLPPPLIPSRPVNLVAAPRMQNRLHFQRN; this is encoded by the exons ggatTTTCTTCCAAGAGGTTCTGGAATTGTAACTCGTCGTCCTCTTATTCTTCAGTTGATTAATAGTACATTGG aatatGGAGAATTTCTTCATTGCAAAGGAAAAAAGTTtgccgattttgatgaaattaggCGTGAAATAGAAGCTGAAACTGATCGTATGACTGGATCTAATAAGGGAATTTCTAACATACCAATAAACTTGAGGGTATATTCTCCTAATG TGTTGAACCTGACCCTTGTTGATTTGCCTGGTATGACCAAGGTACCTGTTGGGGACCAGCCTCCCGACATAGAGCAACAAATAAGATCAATGTTATATACTTTTGTTAAACGAGATAATTGCCTGATTTTGGCTGTAACACCAGCTAACCAAGATTTGGCCAACAGTGATGCATTAAAAATTTCTAAAGAAGTTGACCCTGAAG gTATGAGAACTATTGGTGTCATAACAAAATTAGATCTGATGGACGAAGGAACTGATGCTAGAGACATACTGGAAAATAAGCTTCTGCCTCTCAGGCGTGGTTACATTGGTGTAGTAAATAGAAGTCAGAAAGATATTGATGGCCGTAAAGATATAAAAGCTGCTTTGAGTGCGGAAAGGAAATTCTTCTTGGC ACATCCATCTTATAGACACATGGCCGACAGACTTGGTACACCATATTTGCAAAGAGTATTGAATCAACAGCTCACAAATCATATTAGAGATACATTGCCAGGCCTTAGGGATAAAttacaa AAACAATTACTTACATTAGAAAAAGATGTCGAACAGTTTAAATACTTTAGGCCAGACGATCCAGCTATTAAAACCAAAGCAATGTTACA AATGATTCAACAACTTCAATCTGATTTTGAACGCACAATTGAAGGTTCTGGTTCTGCTCAGATAAATACCAATGAACTATCTGGAGGTGCTAAAATCAATCGTTTGTTCCATGAACGTTTCCCATTTGAAATTGTGAAAATGGAAATTGATGAAAAAGAACTAAGGAGGGAAATAGCATTTGCCATCAGAAACATTCATG gtataagaGTGGGTTTGTTCACACCTGATATGGCATTTGAAGCTATTGTGAAAAAACAAATTGCTAGATTGAAAGAACCATCATTGAAATGTACCGATCTCGTTGTTAATGAATTATCTAACGTAGTTAGAATTTGTACAGATAAG ATGTCCAGGTATCCACGTTTACGAGAAGAAACAGAACGTATCATTACATCATATATTCGTAATCGTGACCAAATGTGTAAAGAACAGTTAATCCTATTGGTTGAATGTGAACTTGCTTACATGAATACAAATCATGAAGATTTCATAGGATTTGCAAA TGCACAACAGTCTTCTGATAACTCCAACAAAACTCATAAGCTTGGTAATCAGGTGATACGTAAAGGATGGATGTGTATACACAATTTAGGCATTATGAAAGGAGGATCTAGGGATTATTGGTTTGTATTAATGTCAGAAAACATCTCATGGTTTAAAGATGAAGAG gAAAGAGAAAAAAAGTACATGTTACCATTAGATGGATTGAAAATCAAAGATGTTGAACAAGGTTTTATGTCACGTCGTCATACATTTGCACTATTTAATCCAGAAGGCCGTAATGTTTACAAG gacTACAAACAGCTTGAATTAAGTTGCGAAACACAAGATGATGTAGATTCCTGGAAGGCATCATTTCTACGTGCAGGTGTATATCCAGAAAAGTCATCCGATGTATCAAATAGTGATGag GATGGTCGTGAG agCAGTACAGAATCAACTACATCTATGGATCCCGTTTTGGAAAGACAAGTAGAGACTATAAGAAATCTAGTTGATTCATATATGAAAATTGTAACAAAATCTTGTCGAGATCTAGTCCCTAAAATCATTATGCATTTGATCATAAACAACTCGAAAGATTTTATTAATGGAGAATTATTAGCTCATCTTTATGCATCTGGTGATCag tCTCAAATGATGGAAGAAAGTGCAGAAGAGGCCGTAAAACGTGAGGAAATGATGCGCATGTACCAAGCGTGTAAAGAAGCTTTGAGAATTATTGGTGATGTATCAATGGCTACTGTTACCACACCCGTTCCACCACCAGTCAAGAATGATTGGCTTGCATCTAGTCTTGATAATCCAAG gTTGTCTCCTCCAAGCCCTGGTGGTGCTGGACGTAGAGGAGTACCTTCTAACCCAACACCTGCAAATGCTGCATCTAGAGCACCTCCACCACCTCCAGCTTCAGGAAGACCAGCTCCAGCAATACCCAACAGACCTGGGCCAGAACAGGGACGACAACCTCCTGCTCCACCCGGTAGGCCGGGTGGCCAGGGACTTCCTCCTCCTTTAATTCCTTC gcgTCCTGTTAATTTAGTAGCCGCTCCGCGTATGCAAAATCGACTGCACTTTCAACggaattaa
- the LOC100168088 gene encoding dynamin isoform X5, producing MAGNMGMEQLIPIVNKLQDAFTQLGVHMQLDLPQIAVVGGQSAGKSSVLENFVGRDFLPRGSGIVTRRPLILQLINSTLEYGEFLHCKGKKFADFDEIRREIEAETDRMTGSNKGISNIPINLRVYSPNVLNLTLVDLPGMTKVPVGDQPPDIEQQIRSMLYTFVKRDNCLILAVTPANQDLANSDALKISKEVDPEGMRTIGVITKLDLMDEGTDARDILENKLLPLRRGYIGVVNRSQKDIDGRKDIKAALSAERKFFLAHPSYRHMADRLGTPYLQRVLNQQLTNHIRDTLPGLRDKLQKQLLTLEKDVEQFKYFRPDDPAIKTKAMLQMIQQLQSDFERTIEGSGSAQINTNELSGGAKINRLFHERFPFEIVKMEIDEKELRREIAFAIRNIHGIRVGLFTPDMAFEAIVKKQIARLKEPSLKCTDLVVNELSNVVRICTDKMSRYPRLREETERIITSYIRNRDQMCKEQLILLVECELAYMNTNHEDFIGFANAQQSSDNSNKTHKLGNQVIRKGWMCIHNLGIMKGGSRDYWFVLMSENISWFKDEEEREKKYMLPLDGLKIKDVEQGFMSRRHTFALFNPEGRNVYKLELSCETQDDVDSWKASFLRAGVYPEKSSDVSNSDEDGRESSTESTTSMDPVLERQVETIRNLVDSYMKIVTKSCRDLVPKIIMHLIINNSKDFINGELLAHLYASGDQSQMMEESAEEAVKREEMMRMYQACKEALRIIGDVSMATVTTPVPPPVKNDWLASSLDNPRLSPPSPGGAGRRGVPSNPTPANAASRAPPPPPASGRPAPAIPNRPGPEQGRQPPAPPGRPGGQGLPPPLIPSRGSMPQIPQRVQQAVGQAVAQVAVNELTNAFANRFK from the exons ggatTTTCTTCCAAGAGGTTCTGGAATTGTAACTCGTCGTCCTCTTATTCTTCAGTTGATTAATAGTACATTGG aatatGGAGAATTTCTTCATTGCAAAGGAAAAAAGTTtgccgattttgatgaaattaggCGTGAAATAGAAGCTGAAACTGATCGTATGACTGGATCTAATAAGGGAATTTCTAACATACCAATAAACTTGAGGGTATATTCTCCTAATG TGTTGAACCTGACCCTTGTTGATTTGCCTGGTATGACCAAGGTACCTGTTGGGGACCAGCCTCCCGACATAGAGCAACAAATAAGATCAATGTTATATACTTTTGTTAAACGAGATAATTGCCTGATTTTGGCTGTAACACCAGCTAACCAAGATTTGGCCAACAGTGATGCATTAAAAATTTCTAAAGAAGTTGACCCTGAAG gTATGAGAACTATTGGTGTCATAACAAAATTAGATCTGATGGACGAAGGAACTGATGCTAGAGACATACTGGAAAATAAGCTTCTGCCTCTCAGGCGTGGTTACATTGGTGTAGTAAATAGAAGTCAGAAAGATATTGATGGCCGTAAAGATATAAAAGCTGCTTTGAGTGCGGAAAGGAAATTCTTCTTGGC ACATCCATCTTATAGACACATGGCCGACAGACTTGGTACACCATATTTGCAAAGAGTATTGAATCAACAGCTCACAAATCATATTAGAGATACATTGCCAGGCCTTAGGGATAAAttacaa AAACAATTACTTACATTAGAAAAAGATGTCGAACAGTTTAAATACTTTAGGCCAGACGATCCAGCTATTAAAACCAAAGCAATGTTACA AATGATTCAACAACTTCAATCTGATTTTGAACGCACAATTGAAGGTTCTGGTTCTGCTCAGATAAATACCAATGAACTATCTGGAGGTGCTAAAATCAATCGTTTGTTCCATGAACGTTTCCCATTTGAAATTGTGAAAATGGAAATTGATGAAAAAGAACTAAGGAGGGAAATAGCATTTGCCATCAGAAACATTCATG gtataagaGTGGGTTTGTTCACACCTGATATGGCATTTGAAGCTATTGTGAAAAAACAAATTGCTAGATTGAAAGAACCATCATTGAAATGTACCGATCTCGTTGTTAATGAATTATCTAACGTAGTTAGAATTTGTACAGATAAG ATGTCCAGGTATCCACGTTTACGAGAAGAAACAGAACGTATCATTACATCATATATTCGTAATCGTGACCAAATGTGTAAAGAACAGTTAATCCTATTGGTTGAATGTGAACTTGCTTACATGAATACAAATCATGAAGATTTCATAGGATTTGCAAA TGCACAACAGTCTTCTGATAACTCCAACAAAACTCATAAGCTTGGTAATCAGGTGATACGTAAAGGATGGATGTGTATACACAATTTAGGCATTATGAAAGGAGGATCTAGGGATTATTGGTTTGTATTAATGTCAGAAAACATCTCATGGTTTAAAGATGAAGAG gAAAGAGAAAAAAAGTACATGTTACCATTAGATGGATTGAAAATCAAAGATGTTGAACAAGGTTTTATGTCACGTCGTCATACATTTGCACTATTTAATCCAGAAGGCCGTAATGTTTACAAG CTTGAATTAAGTTGCGAAACACAAGATGATGTAGATTCCTGGAAGGCATCATTTCTACGTGCAGGTGTATATCCAGAAAAGTCATCCGATGTATCAAATAGTGATGag GATGGTCGTGAG agCAGTACAGAATCAACTACATCTATGGATCCCGTTTTGGAAAGACAAGTAGAGACTATAAGAAATCTAGTTGATTCATATATGAAAATTGTAACAAAATCTTGTCGAGATCTAGTCCCTAAAATCATTATGCATTTGATCATAAACAACTCGAAAGATTTTATTAATGGAGAATTATTAGCTCATCTTTATGCATCTGGTGATCag tCTCAAATGATGGAAGAAAGTGCAGAAGAGGCCGTAAAACGTGAGGAAATGATGCGCATGTACCAAGCGTGTAAAGAAGCTTTGAGAATTATTGGTGATGTATCAATGGCTACTGTTACCACACCCGTTCCACCACCAGTCAAGAATGATTGGCTTGCATCTAGTCTTGATAATCCAAG gTTGTCTCCTCCAAGCCCTGGTGGTGCTGGACGTAGAGGAGTACCTTCTAACCCAACACCTGCAAATGCTGCATCTAGAGCACCTCCACCACCTCCAGCTTCAGGAAGACCAGCTCCAGCAATACCCAACAGACCTGGGCCAGAACAGGGACGACAACCTCCTGCTCCACCCGGTAGGCCGGGTGGCCAGGGACTTCCTCCTCCTTTAATTCCTTC GCGAGGATCAATGCCACAAATACCGCAACGTGTACAACAAGCGGTCGGCCAAGCTGTGGCTCAAGTAGCTGTCAATGAGCTTACCAATGCTTTTGCCAACCGTTTCAAATAA
- the LOC100168088 gene encoding dynamin isoform X1, with the protein MAGNMGMEQLIPIVNKLQDAFTQLGVHMQLDLPQIAVVGGQSAGKSSVLENFVGRDFLPRGSGIVTRRPLILQLINSTLEYGEFLHCKGKKFADFDEIRREIEAETDRMTGSNKGISNIPINLRVYSPNVLNLTLVDLPGMTKVPVGDQPPDIEQQIRSMLYTFVKRDNCLILAVTPANQDLANSDALKISKEVDPEGMRTIGVITKLDLMDEGTDARDILENKLLPLRRGYIGVVNRSQKDIDGRKDIKAALSAERKFFLAHPSYRHMADRLGTPYLQRVLNQQLTNHIRDTLPGLRDKLQKQLLTLEKDVEQFKYFRPDDPAIKTKAMLQMIQQLQSDFERTIEGSGSAQINTNELSGGAKINRLFHERFPFEIVKMEIDEKELRREIAFAIRNIHGIRVGLFTPDMAFEAIVKKQIARLKEPSLKCTDLVVNELSNVVRICTDKMSRYPRLREETERIITSYIRNRDQMCKEQLILLVECELAYMNTNHEDFIGFANAQQSSDNSNKTHKLGNQVIRKGWMCIHNLGIMKGGSRDYWFVLMSENISWFKDEEEREKKYMLPLDGLKIKDVEQGFMSRRHTFALFNPEGRNVYKDYKQLELSCETQDDVDSWKASFLRAGVYPEKSSDVSNSDEDGRESSTESTTSMDPVLERQVETIRNLVDSYMKIVTKSCRDLVPKIIMHLIINNSKDFINGELLAHLYASGDQSQMMEESAEEAVKREEMMRMYQACKEALRIIGDVSMATVTTPVPPPVKNDWLASSLDNPRLSPPSPGGAGRRGVPSNPTPANAASRAPPPPPASGRPAPAIPNRPGPEQGRQPPAPPGRPGGQGLPPPLIPSRGSMPQIPQRVQQAVGQAVAQVAVNELTNAFANRFK; encoded by the exons ggatTTTCTTCCAAGAGGTTCTGGAATTGTAACTCGTCGTCCTCTTATTCTTCAGTTGATTAATAGTACATTGG aatatGGAGAATTTCTTCATTGCAAAGGAAAAAAGTTtgccgattttgatgaaattaggCGTGAAATAGAAGCTGAAACTGATCGTATGACTGGATCTAATAAGGGAATTTCTAACATACCAATAAACTTGAGGGTATATTCTCCTAATG TGTTGAACCTGACCCTTGTTGATTTGCCTGGTATGACCAAGGTACCTGTTGGGGACCAGCCTCCCGACATAGAGCAACAAATAAGATCAATGTTATATACTTTTGTTAAACGAGATAATTGCCTGATTTTGGCTGTAACACCAGCTAACCAAGATTTGGCCAACAGTGATGCATTAAAAATTTCTAAAGAAGTTGACCCTGAAG gTATGAGAACTATTGGTGTCATAACAAAATTAGATCTGATGGACGAAGGAACTGATGCTAGAGACATACTGGAAAATAAGCTTCTGCCTCTCAGGCGTGGTTACATTGGTGTAGTAAATAGAAGTCAGAAAGATATTGATGGCCGTAAAGATATAAAAGCTGCTTTGAGTGCGGAAAGGAAATTCTTCTTGGC ACATCCATCTTATAGACACATGGCCGACAGACTTGGTACACCATATTTGCAAAGAGTATTGAATCAACAGCTCACAAATCATATTAGAGATACATTGCCAGGCCTTAGGGATAAAttacaa AAACAATTACTTACATTAGAAAAAGATGTCGAACAGTTTAAATACTTTAGGCCAGACGATCCAGCTATTAAAACCAAAGCAATGTTACA AATGATTCAACAACTTCAATCTGATTTTGAACGCACAATTGAAGGTTCTGGTTCTGCTCAGATAAATACCAATGAACTATCTGGAGGTGCTAAAATCAATCGTTTGTTCCATGAACGTTTCCCATTTGAAATTGTGAAAATGGAAATTGATGAAAAAGAACTAAGGAGGGAAATAGCATTTGCCATCAGAAACATTCATG gtataagaGTGGGTTTGTTCACACCTGATATGGCATTTGAAGCTATTGTGAAAAAACAAATTGCTAGATTGAAAGAACCATCATTGAAATGTACCGATCTCGTTGTTAATGAATTATCTAACGTAGTTAGAATTTGTACAGATAAG ATGTCCAGGTATCCACGTTTACGAGAAGAAACAGAACGTATCATTACATCATATATTCGTAATCGTGACCAAATGTGTAAAGAACAGTTAATCCTATTGGTTGAATGTGAACTTGCTTACATGAATACAAATCATGAAGATTTCATAGGATTTGCAAA TGCACAACAGTCTTCTGATAACTCCAACAAAACTCATAAGCTTGGTAATCAGGTGATACGTAAAGGATGGATGTGTATACACAATTTAGGCATTATGAAAGGAGGATCTAGGGATTATTGGTTTGTATTAATGTCAGAAAACATCTCATGGTTTAAAGATGAAGAG gAAAGAGAAAAAAAGTACATGTTACCATTAGATGGATTGAAAATCAAAGATGTTGAACAAGGTTTTATGTCACGTCGTCATACATTTGCACTATTTAATCCAGAAGGCCGTAATGTTTACAAG gacTACAAACAGCTTGAATTAAGTTGCGAAACACAAGATGATGTAGATTCCTGGAAGGCATCATTTCTACGTGCAGGTGTATATCCAGAAAAGTCATCCGATGTATCAAATAGTGATGag GATGGTCGTGAG agCAGTACAGAATCAACTACATCTATGGATCCCGTTTTGGAAAGACAAGTAGAGACTATAAGAAATCTAGTTGATTCATATATGAAAATTGTAACAAAATCTTGTCGAGATCTAGTCCCTAAAATCATTATGCATTTGATCATAAACAACTCGAAAGATTTTATTAATGGAGAATTATTAGCTCATCTTTATGCATCTGGTGATCag tCTCAAATGATGGAAGAAAGTGCAGAAGAGGCCGTAAAACGTGAGGAAATGATGCGCATGTACCAAGCGTGTAAAGAAGCTTTGAGAATTATTGGTGATGTATCAATGGCTACTGTTACCACACCCGTTCCACCACCAGTCAAGAATGATTGGCTTGCATCTAGTCTTGATAATCCAAG gTTGTCTCCTCCAAGCCCTGGTGGTGCTGGACGTAGAGGAGTACCTTCTAACCCAACACCTGCAAATGCTGCATCTAGAGCACCTCCACCACCTCCAGCTTCAGGAAGACCAGCTCCAGCAATACCCAACAGACCTGGGCCAGAACAGGGACGACAACCTCCTGCTCCACCCGGTAGGCCGGGTGGCCAGGGACTTCCTCCTCCTTTAATTCCTTC GCGAGGATCAATGCCACAAATACCGCAACGTGTACAACAAGCGGTCGGCCAAGCTGTGGCTCAAGTAGCTGTCAATGAGCTTACCAATGCTTTTGCCAACCGTTTCAAATAA
- the LOC100168088 gene encoding dynamin isoform X3, giving the protein MAGNMGMEQLIPIVNKLQDAFTQLGVHMQLDLPQIAVVGGQSAGKSSVLENFVGRDFLPRGSGIVTRRPLILQLINSTLEYGEFLHCKGKKFADFDEIRREIEAETDRMTGSNKGISNIPINLRVYSPNVLNLTLVDLPGMTKVPVGDQPPDIEQQIRSMLYTFVKRDNCLILAVTPANQDLANSDALKISKEVDPEGMRTIGVITKLDLMDEGTDARDILENKLLPLRRGYIGVVNRSQKDIDGRKDIKAALSAERKFFLAHPSYRHMADRLGTPYLQRVLNQQLTNHIRDTLPGLRDKLQKQLLTLEKDVEQFKYFRPDDPAIKTKAMLQMIQQLQSDFERTIEGSGSAQINTNELSGGAKINRLFHERFPFEIVKMEIDEKELRREIAFAIRNIHGIRVGLFTPDMAFEAIVKKQIARLKEPSLKCTDLVVNELSNVVRICTDKMSRYPRLREETERIITSYIRNRDQMCKEQLILLVECELAYMNTNHEDFIGFANAQQSSDNSNKTHKLGNQVIRKGWMCIHNLGIMKGGSRDYWFVLMSENISWFKDEEEREKKYMLPLDGLKIKDVEQGFMSRRHTFALFNPEGRNVYKDYKQLELSCETQDDVDSWKASFLRAGVYPEKSSDVSNSDESSTESTTSMDPVLERQVETIRNLVDSYMKIVTKSCRDLVPKIIMHLIINNSKDFINGELLAHLYASGDQSQMMEESAEEAVKREEMMRMYQACKEALRIIGDVSMATVTTPVPPPVKNDWLASSLDNPRLSPPSPGGAGRRGVPSNPTPANAASRAPPPPPASGRPAPAIPNRPGPEQGRQPPAPPGRPGGQGLPPPLIPSRGSMPQIPQRVQQAVGQAVAQVAVNELTNAFANRFK; this is encoded by the exons ggatTTTCTTCCAAGAGGTTCTGGAATTGTAACTCGTCGTCCTCTTATTCTTCAGTTGATTAATAGTACATTGG aatatGGAGAATTTCTTCATTGCAAAGGAAAAAAGTTtgccgattttgatgaaattaggCGTGAAATAGAAGCTGAAACTGATCGTATGACTGGATCTAATAAGGGAATTTCTAACATACCAATAAACTTGAGGGTATATTCTCCTAATG TGTTGAACCTGACCCTTGTTGATTTGCCTGGTATGACCAAGGTACCTGTTGGGGACCAGCCTCCCGACATAGAGCAACAAATAAGATCAATGTTATATACTTTTGTTAAACGAGATAATTGCCTGATTTTGGCTGTAACACCAGCTAACCAAGATTTGGCCAACAGTGATGCATTAAAAATTTCTAAAGAAGTTGACCCTGAAG gTATGAGAACTATTGGTGTCATAACAAAATTAGATCTGATGGACGAAGGAACTGATGCTAGAGACATACTGGAAAATAAGCTTCTGCCTCTCAGGCGTGGTTACATTGGTGTAGTAAATAGAAGTCAGAAAGATATTGATGGCCGTAAAGATATAAAAGCTGCTTTGAGTGCGGAAAGGAAATTCTTCTTGGC ACATCCATCTTATAGACACATGGCCGACAGACTTGGTACACCATATTTGCAAAGAGTATTGAATCAACAGCTCACAAATCATATTAGAGATACATTGCCAGGCCTTAGGGATAAAttacaa AAACAATTACTTACATTAGAAAAAGATGTCGAACAGTTTAAATACTTTAGGCCAGACGATCCAGCTATTAAAACCAAAGCAATGTTACA AATGATTCAACAACTTCAATCTGATTTTGAACGCACAATTGAAGGTTCTGGTTCTGCTCAGATAAATACCAATGAACTATCTGGAGGTGCTAAAATCAATCGTTTGTTCCATGAACGTTTCCCATTTGAAATTGTGAAAATGGAAATTGATGAAAAAGAACTAAGGAGGGAAATAGCATTTGCCATCAGAAACATTCATG gtataagaGTGGGTTTGTTCACACCTGATATGGCATTTGAAGCTATTGTGAAAAAACAAATTGCTAGATTGAAAGAACCATCATTGAAATGTACCGATCTCGTTGTTAATGAATTATCTAACGTAGTTAGAATTTGTACAGATAAG ATGTCCAGGTATCCACGTTTACGAGAAGAAACAGAACGTATCATTACATCATATATTCGTAATCGTGACCAAATGTGTAAAGAACAGTTAATCCTATTGGTTGAATGTGAACTTGCTTACATGAATACAAATCATGAAGATTTCATAGGATTTGCAAA TGCACAACAGTCTTCTGATAACTCCAACAAAACTCATAAGCTTGGTAATCAGGTGATACGTAAAGGATGGATGTGTATACACAATTTAGGCATTATGAAAGGAGGATCTAGGGATTATTGGTTTGTATTAATGTCAGAAAACATCTCATGGTTTAAAGATGAAGAG gAAAGAGAAAAAAAGTACATGTTACCATTAGATGGATTGAAAATCAAAGATGTTGAACAAGGTTTTATGTCACGTCGTCATACATTTGCACTATTTAATCCAGAAGGCCGTAATGTTTACAAG gacTACAAACAGCTTGAATTAAGTTGCGAAACACAAGATGATGTAGATTCCTGGAAGGCATCATTTCTACGTGCAGGTGTATATCCAGAAAAGTCATCCGATGTATCAAATAGTGATGag agCAGTACAGAATCAACTACATCTATGGATCCCGTTTTGGAAAGACAAGTAGAGACTATAAGAAATCTAGTTGATTCATATATGAAAATTGTAACAAAATCTTGTCGAGATCTAGTCCCTAAAATCATTATGCATTTGATCATAAACAACTCGAAAGATTTTATTAATGGAGAATTATTAGCTCATCTTTATGCATCTGGTGATCag tCTCAAATGATGGAAGAAAGTGCAGAAGAGGCCGTAAAACGTGAGGAAATGATGCGCATGTACCAAGCGTGTAAAGAAGCTTTGAGAATTATTGGTGATGTATCAATGGCTACTGTTACCACACCCGTTCCACCACCAGTCAAGAATGATTGGCTTGCATCTAGTCTTGATAATCCAAG gTTGTCTCCTCCAAGCCCTGGTGGTGCTGGACGTAGAGGAGTACCTTCTAACCCAACACCTGCAAATGCTGCATCTAGAGCACCTCCACCACCTCCAGCTTCAGGAAGACCAGCTCCAGCAATACCCAACAGACCTGGGCCAGAACAGGGACGACAACCTCCTGCTCCACCCGGTAGGCCGGGTGGCCAGGGACTTCCTCCTCCTTTAATTCCTTC GCGAGGATCAATGCCACAAATACCGCAACGTGTACAACAAGCGGTCGGCCAAGCTGTGGCTCAAGTAGCTGTCAATGAGCTTACCAATGCTTTTGCCAACCGTTTCAAATAA